The Lates calcarifer isolate ASB-BC8 linkage group LG14, TLL_Latcal_v3, whole genome shotgun sequence genome has a segment encoding these proteins:
- the nat8l gene encoding N-acetylaspartate synthetase, with amino-acid sequence MHFSSPKMVCETKIVADEHDAIPGTKKESIMWSSPPSSAALNPAEAKDVRKDAVFIREFERGDQEEVRRIFYEGIMERIPNTAFRGLRQQPKTQFLYALLTVMCFFMTKSVTLTCCAPLILMGARYYYSRKVIQSYLDCALHTDMADIEDYYMKPTGSCFWVAVLDGRVVGIVAAQGREDDNTVELRRMSVDSRYRGKGIAKALGRRVLEFAVRNNYAAVVLGTTAVKLAAHKLYESLGFRRTGQSEDYRLPGMSRSPLERLFFQIRYSRYRLQLREE; translated from the exons ATGCATTTTTCGTCTCCCAAAATGGTTTGCGAGACTAAAATTGTTGCGGACGAACACGATGCTATACCTGGGACCAAAAAAGAGTCGATCATGTGGAGCTCTCCTCCGTCCAGCGCGGCTCTTAACCCCGCCGAGGCCAAGGATGTGAGGAAAGATGCGGTTTTTATCCGCGAGTTCGAGCGCGGGGATCAAGAGGAGGTGCGCCGCATCTTTTACGAGGGTATTATGGAGAGGATACCCAACACAGCGTTTAGGGGGCTCAGGCAGCAGCCCAAGACCCAGTTTTTATACGCTCTTCTGACAG TAATGTGCTTTTTCATGACCAAATCCGTCACGCTGACCTGCTGTGCACCCCTCATTCTCATGGGTGCACGCTACTACTACAGCAGGAAAGTTATCCAGAGTTATCTGGACTGTGCTCTGCACACGGACATGGCTGACATAGAGGATTATTACATGAAACCCACAG GCTCCTGTTTCTGGGTGGCAGTGCTCGACGGACGCGTGGTGGGCATCGTGGCTGCGCAGGGCCGTGAGGATGACAACACGGTCGAGCTGCGGCGCATGTCGGTGGACTCTCGCTACCGCGGCAAGGGCATCGCAAAGGCACTGGGTCGTCGCGTCCTGGAGTTCGCCGTGCGCAACAACTACGCCGCCGTCGTCCTGGGCACGACGGCCGTCAAACTGGCCGCCCACAAGCTGTACGAGTCGCTGGGCTTCCGCCGAACGGGCCAGAGCGAGGACTACAGGCTCCCCGGGATGAGCCGCTCGCCGCTGGAGAGGCTCTTCTTCCAGATCCGCTACAGCCGCTACCGCCTGCAGCTCCGTGAGGAGTGA